CGAAGGCGATCGGCACGGACGCCTTCCAGGAGGCGGACATCGTCGGCATCACGATGCCGATCACCAAGCACAACTTCCTGGTCACCAAGGCCGAGGACATCCCGCGGGTCATCGCGCAGGCCTTCCACATCGCCTCCACCGGCCGTCCGGGACCGGTCCTGGTCGACATCGCCAAGGACGCCCTCCAGGCGAAGACCACGTTCTCCTGGCCGCCCACCATGGACCTGCCCGGCTACCGCCCGGTGACCAAGCCGCACGCCAAGCAGATCCGTGAGGCCGCCAAGCTGATCACCGCCGCCAAGCGGCCGATCCTGTACGTCGGCGGCGGTGTGATCAAGGCCGGCGCGACCGCCGAGCTGAAGGTGCTCGCCGAGCTGACCGGCGCGCCCGTCACCACCACGCTGATGGCGCTGGGCGCGTTCCCCGACAGCCACCCGCAGCACCTGGGCATGCCCGGCATGCACGGCTCGGTCGCCGCCGTCACCGGACTGCAGAAGGCCGACCTGATCATCGCCCTCGGCGCCCGCTTCGACGACCGCGTCACCGGCAGGCTCGACAGCTTCGCCCCGTACGCCAAGATCGTCCACGCGGACATCGACCCGGCGGAGATCGGCAAGAACCGCGCCGCCGACGTCCCGATCGTCGGGGACGCGCGCGAGGTCATCGCCGACCTGGTCCAGGCGGTCCAGAAGGAGCACAGCGAGGGCCAGCAGGGCGACTACAGCGCCTGGTGGAAGGACCTGTCCCGCTGGCGCGAGACCTACCCGCTCGGCTACGACCAGCCCGCCGACGGCTCGCTCGCCCCGCAGCAGGTCATCGAACGCATCGGACAGCTCGCCCCCGAAGGCACGATCTTCGCCGCGGGCGTCGGCCAGCACCAGATGTGGGCCGCGCACTTCGTCCAGTACGAGAAGCCCGCCACCTGGCTGAACTCCGGCGGCGCGGGCACGATGGGCTATGCGGTCCCGGCCGCGATGGGCGCCAAGGCCGGCCGCCCGGAGCGGACGGTCTGGGCGATCGACGGCGACGGCTGCTTCCAGATGACCAACCAGGAGCTCACCACCTGCTCCCTGAACAACATCCCGATCAAGGTCGCCATCATCAACAACGGCGCCCTGGGCATGGTCCGCCAGTGGCAGACCCTGTTCTACAACCAGCGCTACTCCAACACCGTGCTGCACAGCGGCCCCGAGGCCGACGGCAAGCAGCCGAGCGCCGGCACGCGCGTCCCCGACTTCGTGAAGCTGTCGGAGGCCATGGGCTGCCACGCGATCCGCTGCGAGTCCCCGGACGACCTCGACAAGGCCATCGAAGAGGCGAACTCGATCAACGACCGCCCGGTCGTCATCGACTTCATCGTCCACGAGGACGCGATGGTGTGGCCGATGGTCGCCGCAGGCACCTCCAACGACGAGATCCTGGCCGCCCGGGACGTCCGCCCCGACTTCGGCGACAACGAAGACGACTGAGCGAGAGAGACGTAAAGAAGACATGTCCAAGCACACGCTCTCCGTCCTGGTGGAGAACAAGCCGGGCATCCTGGCCCGGATCGCCGCCCTGTTCTCCCGCCGGGGCTTCAACATCGACTCGCTCGCCGTGGGCGTCACCGAGCACGCCGACATCTCCCGCATCACGATCGTGGTGAGCGTCGACGCCCTCCCGCTGGAGCAGGTCACCAAGCAGCTCAACAAGCTCGTCGAGGTGCTCAAGATCGTCGAACTGGAGCCGGGACAGGCCGTTCACCGCGAACTCGTTCTGGTGAAGGTGCGCGCCGACAACGAGACGCGCTCGCAGATCGTCGAGATCGTCCAGCTGTTCCGCGCCAAGACCGTCGACGTCTCCCCGGAGGCCGTGACCATCGAGGCCACCGGCGGCACCGACAAGCTCGCCGCCATGCTCAAGATGCTGGAGCCGTACGGGATCAAGGAACTGGTCCAGTCCGGCACGATCGCGATCGGCCGTGGCTCCCGTTCGATCACGGACCGGTCGCTGCGCGCGCTGGACCGGTCGGCGTAAGGATGGACGCGGGCGGTCGGGACGACACCGGCCGCCCGCGCACCGAGTACCACCCGTAGGCCGGGTACCGCCCGTATACCGAGACCGCGAGACTTCCCTTCCGCCCGCCGTCATACGGTGGGACGCAACACCTGCACCCCAAGGAGAGAACCCAAAGTGGCCGAGCTGTTCTACGACGCCGACGCCGACCTGTCCATCATCCAGGGCCGCAAGGTCGCGGTCATCGGATACGGCAGCCAGGGCCACGCCCACGCCCTGTCGCTCCGTGACTCCGGTGTCGACGTGCGGGTCGGTCTGCACGAGGGCTCCAAGTCCAAGGCCAAGGCCGAGGAGCAGGGCCTGCGCGTGGTGACCCCGGCCGAGGCCGCCGCCGAGGCCGACGTCATCATGATCCTCATCCCGGACCCGATCCAGGCCCAGGTCTACGAGGAGTCCATCGCCCCGAACCTCAGCGACGGCGACGCGCTGTTCTTCGCGCACGGCTTCAACGTCCGCTTCGGCTTCATCAAGGCCCCGGCCGGCGTCGACGTCGCCCTGGTCGCCCCGAAGGGCCCGGGCCACCTGGTCCGCCGCCAGTACGAGGAGGGCCGCGGCGTCCCCGCGATCGCCGCCGTCGAGCAGGACGCCACCGGCAACGCCTTCGCGCTCGCCCTGTCGTACGCGAAGGGCATCGGCGGCACCCGCGCCGGTGTCATCAAGACGACCTTCACCGAGGAGACCGAGACCGACCTGTTCGGTGAGCAGGCCGTGCTCTGCGGCGGTACGTCCGCGCTGGTCAAGGCGGGCTTCGAGACCTTGGTCGAGGCCGGCTACCAGCCGGAGATCGCCTACTTCGAGTGCCTGCACGAGCTGAAGCTGATCGTGGACCTCATGTACGAGGGCGGCCTGGAGAAGATGCGCTGGAGCGTCTCCGAGACCGCCGAGTGGGGCGACTACATCACCGGCCCGCGCATCATCACCGACGCCACCAAGGCCGAGATGAAGCAGATCCTCGCCGAGATCCAGGACGGCACCTTCGCCCAGAACTGGATGGACGAGTACCACGGCGGCCTGAAGAAGTACAACGAGTACAAGACGGCCGACTCCGAGCACCTGCTCGAGACCACCGGCAAGCAGCTCCGCAAGCTGATGAGCTGGGTGAACGACGAGGCGTAGGCCTTGCGGCCAGGGGGCCGGAGCACACCGCTCCGGCCCCCGGGTCATTCCGCCCGGCCACGTCCGGGTGATCCTTCCGCAGAGGCGTAAGGCGACCTCCGGTGCAGCACTACACTGCTGCACTACATACGCGTTCAGGCCCACAGCGTCGTGCGTCTTCCACGCGGCTAGCCCCTCCACCGCCTGCGGCCGTCGGGACGGCCGTCCGCACGCAATGGACTTGTGAGGACTCACGTGAGCTCGAAACCTGTCGTACTCATCGCTGAAGAGCTGTCGCCCGCGACCGTGGACGCGCTCGGCCCGGACTTCGAGATCCGGCACTGCAACGGCGCGGACCGGGCCGAACTGCTCCCCGCCATCGCCGACGTCGACGCGATCCTGATCCGCTCGGCCACCAAGGTCGACGCCGAGGCGATCGCCGCCGCGAAGAAGCTGAGGGTCGTCGCACGAGCCGGCGTCGGCCTGGACAACGTCGACGTCTCCGCCGCCACCAAGGCCGGCGTGATGGTCGTCAACGCCCCCACCTCGAACATCGTGACCGCCGCCGAGCTGGCCTGCGGTCTGCTGCTCGCCACCGCCCGCCACATCCCGCAGGCCAACGCGGCGCTGAAGAACGGCGAGTGGAAGCGCAGCAAGTACACGGGCGTGGAGCTGGCCGAGAAGACCCTCGGTGTCGTGGGTCTGGGCCGCATCGGCGCGCTCGTCGCGCAGC
The Streptomyces sp. NBC_01485 genome window above contains:
- a CDS encoding acetolactate synthase large subunit, coding for MTMTEQATGAHPQPRPRSGGQHSASVEHVTGAQSLIRSLEEVGADTVFGIPGGAILPAYDPLMDSTRVRHVLVRHEQGAGHAATGYAQATGRVGVCMATSGPGATNLVTPIADAHMDSVPLVAITGQVASKAIGTDAFQEADIVGITMPITKHNFLVTKAEDIPRVIAQAFHIASTGRPGPVLVDIAKDALQAKTTFSWPPTMDLPGYRPVTKPHAKQIREAAKLITAAKRPILYVGGGVIKAGATAELKVLAELTGAPVTTTLMALGAFPDSHPQHLGMPGMHGSVAAVTGLQKADLIIALGARFDDRVTGRLDSFAPYAKIVHADIDPAEIGKNRAADVPIVGDAREVIADLVQAVQKEHSEGQQGDYSAWWKDLSRWRETYPLGYDQPADGSLAPQQVIERIGQLAPEGTIFAAGVGQHQMWAAHFVQYEKPATWLNSGGAGTMGYAVPAAMGAKAGRPERTVWAIDGDGCFQMTNQELTTCSLNNIPIKVAIINNGALGMVRQWQTLFYNQRYSNTVLHSGPEADGKQPSAGTRVPDFVKLSEAMGCHAIRCESPDDLDKAIEEANSINDRPVVIDFIVHEDAMVWPMVAAGTSNDEILAARDVRPDFGDNEDD
- the ilvN gene encoding acetolactate synthase small subunit, whose product is MSKHTLSVLVENKPGILARIAALFSRRGFNIDSLAVGVTEHADISRITIVVSVDALPLEQVTKQLNKLVEVLKIVELEPGQAVHRELVLVKVRADNETRSQIVEIVQLFRAKTVDVSPEAVTIEATGGTDKLAAMLKMLEPYGIKELVQSGTIAIGRGSRSITDRSLRALDRSA
- the ilvC gene encoding ketol-acid reductoisomerase, encoding MAELFYDADADLSIIQGRKVAVIGYGSQGHAHALSLRDSGVDVRVGLHEGSKSKAKAEEQGLRVVTPAEAAAEADVIMILIPDPIQAQVYEESIAPNLSDGDALFFAHGFNVRFGFIKAPAGVDVALVAPKGPGHLVRRQYEEGRGVPAIAAVEQDATGNAFALALSYAKGIGGTRAGVIKTTFTEETETDLFGEQAVLCGGTSALVKAGFETLVEAGYQPEIAYFECLHELKLIVDLMYEGGLEKMRWSVSETAEWGDYITGPRIITDATKAEMKQILAEIQDGTFAQNWMDEYHGGLKKYNEYKTADSEHLLETTGKQLRKLMSWVNDEA